From Clostridia bacterium, the proteins below share one genomic window:
- a CDS encoding 4Fe-4S binding protein — NIGGGIPNGKKFKAAQTGGPSGGCIPAEKMDVPIDYDNLTAIGAMMGSGGLIVMDEDNCMVDIAKFFLGFTVDESCGKCTPCRVGTRRMLEILEKITDGRGEMSDLDELEKLAEYIKANSLCGLGQTAPNPVLSTIRNFRDEYVAHIVAKKCPAGVCKNLLKYVIDPAKCKSCGMCKRNCPADAISGEKGVPYSIDPAKCVKCGACMSTCKFGAISKQ; from the coding sequence AGAACATCGGCGGCGGCATCCCGAACGGCAAGAAGTTCAAGGCCGCGCAGACCGGCGGTCCCTCCGGCGGCTGCATCCCGGCTGAGAAGATGGACGTGCCGATCGACTACGACAACCTGACCGCCATCGGCGCGATGATGGGCTCCGGCGGACTTATCGTCATGGACGAGGACAACTGCATGGTCGACATCGCCAAGTTCTTCCTCGGCTTCACCGTCGACGAGTCCTGCGGCAAGTGCACGCCCTGCCGCGTCGGCACCCGCCGTATGCTCGAGATCCTCGAGAAGATCACCGACGGCAGAGGCGAAATGTCCGACCTCGATGAGCTCGAGAAGCTCGCGGAGTACATCAAGGCCAACTCCCTCTGCGGACTCGGCCAGACCGCTCCGAACCCCGTTCTCTCCACCATTCGCAATTTCCGCGACGAATACGTCGCCCACATCGTCGCCAAGAAGTGCCCGGCGGGCGTCTGCAAGAACCTGCTGAAGTACGTCATCGACCCGGCGAAGTGCAAGAGCTGCGGAATGTGCAAGCGCAACTGCCCGGCTGACGCCATCAGCGGCGAAAAGGGAGTTCCGTACTCCATCGATCCCGCCAAGTGCGTCAAGTGCGGCGCCTGCATGAGCACCTGCAAGTTCGGCGCGATCTCGAAGCAGTAA